CGAACATCAGCAGTTGCAGGCCGAAGATGATGGAGACACCCGCGACGACGGCGAGTACTTCGTGTGAGATGTGGCGTGTCACCCACTCGACGCCGACGTAGGCGCCGAGGAACACCCCGAAGAGACCGCTGACGAATCCCATGCTTCCGAAGTAAAAGAGCGGGTTGTTCGTCTTGGCGAGTTGGTACAGCGTCATGATGATGTCGCCGCCGTCCCAGAGCGGGTGGAGGTTCGTCTCCGAGTCGTCGGGGCGTTCCTCGTACTGGACCGGGACGACGGCGGTCGGCACGCTGTGTTTGACGCATTCGACGGCGAGTTCGGTTTCGACGCCGAAGCCGTCCGAGGTGAGATACGCCCGCTCGGCCGACTTGCGGGTGAACGCGCGGTAGCCGCTGAGGATGTCCTTGAAGTTCGAGCGGTGGATGACCGCGAAGGATTCGTTGATGATGCGGTTTCCGAAGTG
The genomic region above belongs to Haladaptatus sp. R4 and contains:
- the aglJ gene encoding S-layer glycoprotein N-glycosyltransferase AglJ, with protein sequence MPDREDVCVLIPTLNEAETIGEVIDGFREQGFSNVLVVDGNSDDGTRDVATDHGARVIQQSGVGKGQAVREGLEHIEAEYVLMLDGDGTYKPGDADTMLAPLDDGYDHVIGNRFADMDDGSMPRLNHFGNRIINESFAVIHRSNFKDILSGYRAFTRKSAERAYLTSDGFGVETELAVECVKHSVPTAVVPVQYEERPDDSETNLHPLWDGGDIIMTLYQLAKTNNPLFYFGSMGFVSGLFGVFLGAYVGVEWVTRHISHEVLAVVAGVSIIFGLQLLMFGVLSDMIVTLHREQMRRIEERR